One region of Coregonus clupeaformis isolate EN_2021a chromosome 31, ASM2061545v1, whole genome shotgun sequence genomic DNA includes:
- the LOC121547205 gene encoding meteorin-like gives MAISWIYKVWILLLPIDSTLSSYSDDQCSWRGSGLSQQQGSVEQISLHCSEGALDWLYPKGALRLTLSPRLPSAVVGPGGSSSGLITACVKPSEHFHGAQLYLERDGVLELLVGDRLEESPPPRVRCFSRLPGEKVALFLQATPHQDISRRIASFRYELRGDWTVHLSLDSNPVSSNEGACRPCNNTELLMAVCTSDFVVRGNIKAVDEDSELRAAVIKVSATRVFRQKYALFTGTGRLTISGEIRTLLQCGVRPGAGSFLFTGRVHFGESWLGCAPRYKDFLQAYTQAKLAQQLPCELAVD, from the exons ATGGCTATTTCTTGGATTTACAAAGTTTGGATCCTACTCTTACCCATTGACAGCACTCTGTCCAGTTATTCCGATGACCAATGCAGCTGGAGAGGGAG TGGTCTGTCCCAACAGCAAGGCAGTGTGGAGCAGATCTCTCTCCACTGTTCTGAGGGTGCTCTGGACTGGCTCTATCCTAAGGGGGCGCTCCGCCTCACCCTGTCCCCCAGGTTGCCCTCTGCAGTGGTGGGGCCCGGGGGAAGCAGCTCGGGCCTGATCACGGCCTGCGTCAAGCCCTCAGAGCACTTCCACGGGGCCCAGCTCTACTTGGAGAGAGACGGGGTCCTGGAGCTCCTGGTAGGGGATCGTCTGGAGGAGTCTCCCCCGCCCCGGGTGCGCTGCTTCAGCCGCCTGCCCGGCGAGAAGGTGGCCCTCTTCCTCCAGGCCACGCCCCATCAGGACATCAGCCGCCGCATTGCATCTTTCCGCTACGAGCTGCGAGGGGATTGGACGGTGCACCTGTCACTCGACTCGAACCCCGTCAGCAGTAATGAAG gtgcCTGCAGACCCTGTAACAACACAGAGCTCCTTATGGCCGTCTGCACCAGTGACTTTG TGGTGCGTGGTAACATCAAGGCGGTGGATGAGGACAGTGAGCTACGGGCGGCGGTAATCAAGGTCAGCGCCACCCGAGTATTTCGCCAGAAATATGCCCTGTTCACCGGGACAGGCCGTCTGACCATCTCAGGCGAGATCAGGACCCTGCTGCAGTGCGGTGTCCGGCCCGGGGCAGGAAGCTTCCTCTTCACCGGCCGAGTACACTTTGGCGAGTCATGGCTGGGCTGCGCGCCCCGCTACAAGGACTTCCTCCAGGCCTACACTCAGGCCAAGTTGGCCCAGCAGCTACCCTGTGAACTGGCTGTGGACTGA